In the genome of Streptomyces sp. NBC_00433, the window GCCAGCGCGGCCGCGTGCTCCCGGTCGTAGGCGGGCGCGCCCTCGTCGGACAGCGCGAGCAGCGCCACGAACTGCACCCCCGACGCCTTCATCGCCGCCACCCGCTTGAGCATCTCGTCCCGTATGCCGCCCTCGTAGAGGTCGCTGATCAGTACGACCACCGTTTCGGCCGGACGGGTGATCAGCGACTGGCAGTACGCCAGCGCCCGGTTGATGTCGGTGCCGCCGCCGAGCTGGGTGCCGAACAGCACGTCGACCGGGTCGGCGAGCTGCTCGGTCAGGTCCACCACCGCGGTGTCGAAGACCACCAGCCGGGTGTCGATGGACCGCATCGAGGCGAGGACCGCGCCGAAGACCGACGCGTAGACGACGGACGCGGCCATCGACCCGGACTGGTCGACGCACAGCACCACGTCCTTCTTCACCGAGCGGTCCGCGCGGCCGTAGCCGATCAGCCGCTGCGGCACGACCGTGCCGTGCTCGGGCAGGTAGTGCCGCAGGTTGGCCCGGATGGTGCGGTCCCAGTCGATGTCGCGGTGCCGGGGCCTGCTGACCTTCGCCGACCGGTCCAGCGCCCCGGTCAGCGTGGCCCGCGTGCGGGTCGCGAGCCGCGCCTCCAGGTCCTCGACCACCTTCCTGACCACGGCCCGCGCGGTCTCCTTGGTCGTCTCGGGCATCGCCCGGTTCAGCGACAGCAGGGTGCCGACCAGGTGCACATCGGCCTCCACCGCCTCCAGCATCTCCGGCTCGAGCAGCAGCGCGGACAGCCCGAGCCGGTCGATGGCGTCACGCTGCATCACCTGCACCACGGAGCTGGGGAAATACCGCCGGATGTCCCCGAGCCACCGCGCGACCTGCGGCGCCGACCCCCCGAGCCCCGCCGCCCGCTCCCCGCCCCGCTCCGGCCGCCCCCCGCCGGCCCCGCCCGAGCCGTACAGCGCGGCGAGCGTACGGTCCATCGCCGCGTCCCGCCCCGACAGCTCGTGGCCGGTCCCCTCACCCGCGGGTCCGCCGCCCAGCACCAGCCGCCAGCGCCGCAGCCGCTCCCCGGCCGCCCCGGCCTCCTCTGTGCTCCCCTTGTCACTCATCGCCCGCTCCCCCGTCTCCGCGCGTGCCCAGGTCGGTCGTCGTGGTGGTGCCCAGCAGCAGCCGCACGGTGTGCGCCGCCGCTTCCGCCCTGGCCAGGTGCAGGGTGGGGCCGAAACCGGGCAGGCCGGGCTCCGGCACCCGGCCGCCCCGCTGCCGCGCCGCCGCCGGGCCGCGGCGCACCAGCTCGCCGACCGTGCGCCGCACCCCGGGCTCGAACTCGGCGAAGGTCCGCCGCAGCAGCGGCAGCACATCGCCGAAGGCCGCCGCCGGCACCCCGGCCAGCCATCCGTCCACCAGCGCCAGCAGCTTCTCGTCGTGCACCAGCAGCATGCCGCCGCCGGCCAGGAAGCCCTCGATCCAGCCCGCCGACTCGGCCGGGCCCGTCCCCGGCGACAGCGCCAGACCCATCAGCCGGGCGGCCTGGTCCGCCTCCAGCCGGCCGTCGTCCCGCAGCAGCCGGGCGGCCGCGCCCCGCAGCAGCCCCGCTATGCCGCCGTCGCGCTCGGCCACACTCCGCAGCGCGGCCGCCCAGCGGTCCCGCAGCGCGGGGTCGGGCAGCAGGGCGACCGCCCGGTGTACCTCGTCGACCAGCGGGCGCATGGCCGCGGCGCCCTCCGCGTCCAGCCCCGCGCAGGCCGGCGGCAGCCCGACGCAGATCCGCAGCGCCAGGCCCGCCGCGACGTCGCCGAGCGCCGCCGAGTCCGTGCCGCGCACATCGCCGTAGCGCACCGCCCGCACCAGCGCGGGCAGCGCCGCCGCCAGATGCGCCACGTCCATGTCCAGCGCCGCCCGGTCGGCCAGCACCCGCATCACCACCGGCAGCGCGTCCGGCAGCCCGGCCAGCAGGCACGCCTCGGCCGTCGCCGTGACCTCGGCGAGGGTGCCCGAATGCGCCGCCGCGTCCGCCGCCTTCGCCGCGGCCGCCGACGCCACCGTCGTCCCCCATATCCCCGCCTCGGCGACCCGCACCGCCAACTCCGGCTCCCAGCGCAGCCGCCAGGTCTCCCGGAAGGTGCCCTTGTTGTCCCGGCCCCTGGCCGGCTCGCCCCAGCCGATACCGAGCAGCGCCAGCCGGTGCAGCAGCCGGCTGCGGGCCGCGTCGGTGTCCTTGCGCAGGTCCAGGTCCAGCTCGCGCTCCAGCGCCTCCGGCTTGAGCCGCAGGGTGCGCTGCTCCCTGGCCAGGTCGCGGGCCAGCGGCACCGCGGGCGCGTCCGGCGGGACCTCGCCGAGCACATCGCCGACCACCAGCCGGTCCCTTATCAGCGCCAGCGGCACATCGGAGCCGTCGCACATCACGGCCCGGATCGCGTCCGTGGTCTCGCCGAGCCCCGCCAGCGGCCGCCCGCGCATGGCCGCGAGCGTGTCGGCGAGCCGCACCGCCTCGATCACATGCGCCGACGAGACCGGCAGGTCCTCCTCCCGCAGCAGGCCGGCGACCTTCGTCATCCACCGGGTGACCGGCCGGTCGGCGGCGGTGAACAGGTGGCGATACCAGCCAGGCGAGTCGATCCCCGCGCCGTACCCGCTGGCCCTGGCCAGCCTGCGGTGCGTCCACGGCACCCAGGTCGTCTCGACCTTCGCCTTCGGCAGCCCCTTGAGCAGCTGCCGGTCGGCGGCCACCGCCGGCCGCCCGGCCAGCGCGGGCACATGCCATGCCCCGCACACCACGGCCGTCCGCTCATACGCCCGCCGCGCCTCACGCAGCCGGAGCCGCATATGCGCTTCCCGCAGCGGGTCGTGGGCATGCCCGCCGTCGCCGTGGATCGCCCGGATCGCGCCCATCGCCTCCGCCAGCGCGGCGAACGGCGCCAGCGGGTCACCGGCGTCCGCCCCGCTCCCCCGGTGCTCGACCGCGTCCTCCCACCAGCGCTCCGGGTCGTCGTAACCGGCCGTCTCCGCCAGCACCGCCAGCGGGTCGACCCGCACATCGGCGCCGCCCGGCTCCGGGGCCGCCGGATCGGGCTCCTCCTCCCCGGTCGCCGGGCGCAGCGCCAGGCTGTGCGCGGCCGGCAGGTCGATGAAGCGCACCTCGGCGCCCGCCCTCGCCGCCCACCGCAGGGCGACCCACTCGGGCGAGAACTCGGCGAAGGGCCAGAAAGCGGCCCGCGACGGGTCGTCCACCACATGCGCCAGCAGCGCCACCGGCGGCCGCATCGCCGGATCACCGGCCAGCCCCACCAGCACGTCGGCCTCCGGCGGCCCCTCGATCAGCACCGCCTGCGGCCGATACGCCTCCAGCGCGCCCAGCACCGCCCGCGCGGACCCCGGGCCGTGGTGCCGCACCCCGAGCAGCACGACATCCTCCGGCGCCGGGGCCGCCTCGCCCGCCGCCCGCGCGACGGCGGTGGCCGCCGCCCGGTCGGCGGTGTCCCGCGGCGGGACCGGCGGCAGCCGGTCCGTGGTCCTGGTCATGACGACACCTCCCTGCACGCGCGGTAGAAGTCCTTCCAGCCGTCCCGCTCCCTGACCACCGTCTCCAGATACTCCTGCCAGACGAGGCGGTCGGCCGCCGGGTCGCGGACGACCGCGCCGAGGATGCCGGCCGCGATGTCGCCCGCGCGCAGCACCCCGTCGCCGAAGTGGGCGGCCAGCGCCAGGCCGTTGGTCACCACCGAGATCGCCTCGGCCGTGGACAGCGTGCCCGAGGGGGACTTGACCTTGGTGCGGCCGTCCTCGGTGACACCGCCGCGCAGCTCGCGGAAGACGGTGACGACCCGGCGGATCTCGTCGGCGCCCCGGGGGGCGGCCGGCAGGTCCAGGCCGCGGCCGATCTGGTCGACCCGGCGGGAGACGATCTCCACCTCGTCCTCCGCGCTGGCTGGCAGCGGCAGCACCACCGTGTTGAACCGGCGGCGCAGCGCGCTCGACAGGTCGTTGACCCCACGGTCGCGGTTGTTGGCGGTCGCGATGAGGTTGAAGCCCCGGACCGCCTGCGTCTCCCCGCCCAGCTCCGGTATCGGCAGTGTCTTCTCCGACAGGATCGTGATCAGCGAGTCCTGCACGTCGGCCGGGATGCGGGTCAGCTCCTCGACCCGGGCGATCCGGCCCTCGGCCATCGCCCGCATCACCGGGCTGTGCACCAGCGCGGCACGGCTGGGGCCGTGGGTGAGCAGCTGCGCGTAATTCCACCCGTAGCGGATCGCCTCCTCGGGGGTGCCCGCCGTGCCCTGCACGAGCAGCGTCGAATCGCCGCTGATCGCGGCGGCCAGATGCTCAGACACCCAGGTCTTCGCGGTGCCCGGCACACCGAGCAGCAGCAGCGCACGGTCCGTCGCGAGAGTGGTGACCGCCACCTCCACGATCCGCCGCGGGCCCACGTATTTGGGAGTGACGACCGTGCCGTCCGGCAGCTTCCCGCCGAGCAGGTAGGTGGCGACCGCCCGCGGGGACAGATTCCAGCGCGCAGGGCGCGGGCGGTCGTCAGCGGCGGCGAGCGCGTCAAGCTCGGCCGCGAAGGCCTCCTCGGCATGTGGCCGCAGGACCTGCTCGGCGCCGGCCGCGGCGCTCGTCGTAGCGGTCATGGCTCTCCCCCACTCATCGATGCGGACCCTCTCGATCCGTACTGCTCCCACCATGCACCCGACCACTGACAATCCGTCACAGCCCGCTATCCGCGCAGGTCAGGGCGATTGTCAGTGGTCGGTCCTAGCGTGGTCGGCATGGAGGACACGGAAGGTCGGTGGACAGCGGACCAGGTGCTCGCACTCGCGCCTGACGCGGCGTCACGCTCCGCGGGCGCACGGCTCGCGGCGCCCGCGCCGTGGTCGGGCACGGGCGCGGCGGGCGCCGCGGTCTGGGGGCTGTGCGCGGGCAGCGGGAGCAGGCCTTATCAGACGGCGGTCGATCTGAGCGGACCGGCTTTCGCGTGCTCGTGCCCGAGCCGGAAGTTCCCGTGCAAGCACGCGCTGGGTCTGCTCCTGCTGTGGGCGGCGGGGGGCGGGGGGCCGGTCGCGTCGGGGGCGGCCGCGCCGGAGTGGGCCGAGCAGTGGATGGACGCGCGGCGGAAGAAAGCGGAGGCGGCTGCCGCCGCGGGGGCGGACGCGGGTCCCGGGCCCGGCTCCGCCGTGCCCGCGCAGGACGCGGCGCGGAAGCGGGCCGAGCGGCGGGCGGTCCGGGTCGAGGGCGGTGCGGCCGAGCTGGAGCAGCGGCTCACCGACCTGCTGCGGGGCGGACTCGCGGGCTCCGACCGGGCCGGATATCAGCAGTGGGACGAGATCGCGGCCCGCATGGTCGACGCGCAGGCACCCGGGCTCGCCGCCCGGGTGCGGGAGTTGGGGGCGGTGGCCGGCTCGGGGGGAGACTGGCCGTCGCGGATGCTGGAGGAAGCGGGCCTGCTGCATCTGCTGGCCCGCGGCTTCCTCGGCCGCCAGCGCCTCCCGGCGCCGCTGGCCGAGACGGTGCGGACGCGGATCGGCTTCACCGTCGACTCCGCCGATGTGCTCGCGGGGCCGCTGGTCAGGGCGAATTGGCTGGTCCTCGCGCAGTACGACACGGCAGACGAGCGGCTGACGACCCGGCGGATATGGCTGTACGACGGGGAGTCGGGGCGGTTCGCGCTCGTCCTCTCCTTCGGCGCCGCCGGCCGCGCGCCCGAGCTGACGCTGCCCGTCGGCACGGTGCTCGACGCCGAGGTCGCCTTCCACCCGGCCGCGGTGCCGCTCCGCGCGGTCCTCGGCACGCGGTATGGCACGAGCCTGCCCGGGCAGGCGCCACCGGGCACCACAGTCGGCGCCGCGCTCGACTCCTACGGCACCGCGCTGGCCGACGACCCCTGGCTCGACGCCTGGCCCGTCCTGCTCGCCGACGTCGTCCCCCTCCCGGGCCAGGACCGCTGGCGCGTGGCCGACGCCGACGGCGACGCGGCGGTGCCGCTGCTCGGCGCGGACCACTGGCGCCTCGCCGCCATATCGGGCGGGCACCCCGTCACCCTCTTCGCCGAGGCCGACGCCACCGGCTTCCGCCCGTTGGCGGGGTGGACACGGGCCTCTCCGAGGGGGGTGGCGCTGACGGCCTGACACGGGTGGCTGGTGACGGGGCATCGGGGGGCGCGGCGCGTCGGCGGCGATGCCGGGTCGCGGGTGAGGGTTCTTCGCGGGTGGCGCCCGTTCGCGGGTGACGGTGCTTCGGAGGTGACGTCGGTTCGCGGGCGACGTCGGTTCGCGGGCGACGTCGGTTCGCGGGCGACGTCGGTTCGCGGGCGAGGGTGCGTCGCCGATGGCGGCCGTTCGCGGATGACGGTGCTTCGGGCGACGACGGTCGCCCGTCGCGGTGCACGTGGGAAGCCACGCGGAGCGCGGGAGCACGGGCGGCCGCCGCCCCGAAGACGCGGGGTTCGCGTGATCGGCACGGGACGTACGAGGAGGGGTTCGGATGGATGGCGGATGGGACGACCTCGTCGGGAGCGCGCTGCTCGGGACGGAGCGGCGGCGGCCGGGCGGGGTGGTCGGGGATGCCGAGGAGGCGGCCGCGGGGTTGTTGGACGCCGCGGCGGCGGGGGTCGTGCGGCGGCGGGCCGGGCTGCTGCCGGGGGTCGCCGGGGAGCGGCCGGCCGTGGCGGCGGAGGACCGGCGGGCGGAGTTGCCGGACGCGGCACGGCGGCGGCTGGGGATGCTGCTGGCCGACCGTACCGCCGGCGCCGGGGGAAACCGGCGGGGCGCGGCGCCGAATCTGGCCGAGCTGCTGCCGCAGTGGCTGGCCGCGGCCCACCGGGAAGGTTATGCGGCGCCGCCGGAATTGCTGCCCGCGCTGCTGGACGCGGCCCGCGCCCGCACCGACCTGCGGGCCGACGCCCTGGCCTTCGCCGGCCCGCGCGGGCGCTGGCTCGCGGGGCTGAACCCGGACTGGAAGTACGCCCTGCGGGCGGGCGCGGGGGCGGTCTCCGGTCCCGACCCGGAAGGGCCCGAGCAGGTGGAGAGGCTGTGGGAGGAGGGGCTGTTCGCCGAGCGCGTCGCCCTGCTCGGCCGCCTGCGGCTCACCGCGCCCGACACCGCGCTGGCGCTGCTGGCCGCGACATGGAAGAGCGAGCGGGCCGAGGACCGGCTGATGTTCCTGGACTCGTTGCGGACCGGGCTGTCCGCGGCGGACGAGCCGTTCCTCGAGCAGGCGCTGAGCGACCGCAGTCGCAACGTGAGGGCGACGGCCGCCGAGCTGCTCTCCGCGCTGCCGGAGTCCGCGCTGGCCGCGCGGATGGCGGCTCGGGCCCGCAGCTGCGTGTCGCTCGGGCCCGACGGCATCGTGGTGGAGGCGCCCTACGAATGCGACGCGGCGATGGAGCGGGACGGGGTGGCGCCGCGGCCGCCGAACGGGCGGGGCGAACGGGCGTGGTGGCTGGGCCAATTGGTGGACGCGGCGCCGTTGGCGACCTGGCCCGCGCGGTTCGGGGGCCGCACACCCGAGCAGATCATCGGGCTGCCCGTCCTGGACGACTGGCAGCCCGACCTGCACGCGTCCTGGTGCCGGGCTGCCGTCCGGCAGCGGGACGCCCGATGGGCGCGGGCCCTGCTCGGACCGCCCCCGGCGGCGGCCGCGCCGCTCGCCGCGGTCGGCGACCCGGCGAAGCTGCTGTCCATATTGCCGGGGGGCGAGCGGGCCGAATGGGTCGCGGCCTTCATCGCGGCGCACGGGCTGTCGGAGGCGTTCCAGATGCTCGGGGTGTGCTCGGTGCCGTGGGCCGCGCCGCTCGGGCGTGCGGTGGTGGACGCGCTGGACATCGCGCGGGACGCGGGCAGTTACCCCTGGAGCTTCAGCGGGGTGATGGGGCTGGCCGAGCGCTGCCTTGACCCGGCCGACTCGGAACAGGTCGCCGCGCTGGCTGGGGGTGGGGAGGAGCCGGCGGATTCCGCGCCGGGTGCGGTGGCTTATTGGGGGGAGGCCTTCCAGAGGCTGAGCGGTACGTTGCGCTTGCGCGCGGCCATGTTGGGTGAGCTGCGTTCGGCTTGACCGTGCCCCCCGGGGTCGCGCCCGGGGCCCGCTGCGGGACCTTCTCGCCGTCGTGGCTGGGCGCTCCGTTCTCCCCCAGAGCTTCGCGTGGGGGTACCTCCACGCGCCCCTGGGTGATTGCCCCTTGCGGTGCGTTCCCTGCCTGCGGCCGCGTCGTCCTCCGGAGCTTTGCCTGGGGCTAGAGCTTGCCTCGGCGGAGGCCCTGCCAGGTCCAGCCGGAGGTGAGGACGGTTTGCTGGAGGGTGTGTTTGAGGTCGTCCGTGTCGAAGCGGTAGGACTCGCCGTCGGGGGCGAGGTCGCGGCCGGCGAACTTCTGGTGGATCTGGCCGTGGGCGCGGGAGGAGGTGCGTTTACGCGGGGGGGCTTCGCCGGTCAGGGTGAATTCGGAGTGGTAGTCCATCGTGTGGACCTCGGCGGTCTCCGGGATCAGGCGGAGGCGGATCTGGAAGTCCTCGCAGTCCTGGACGCGGCCGAAGACGCCCTTTCTGGTCAGCTTCACGAGCTGGAACTCGGCGACCAGGTCGACGCCTTCGGGGGTGCCGTCGCGGATGACGTACCGGGCGTCGGGGGTGTTGAGCGCGAGCAAGGAGTCGCGGAGGTCCGCAGCGGTGCGCGGGGGGAGGCCGGGGGCGGGCACCAGGGTGACGTTCTGGCGGTTGAAGAGGCTCACGGAATCATTCAGCCTATGCAGTCGGTTCTGGCGACCCGGTGTCCGGGCCGACGGTGCGGACGAAGTCCTGGAAGTCGCCGAGGACGTCGTCGTGCTGGCCCGCGGTGGCGGTCAGGGCCAGCCGGACCACGGCCCGCTGGTGCGGGTCGTTGTCGTCCAGCAGGGACAGGTAGACCTGGGTCTGGAGGAGTGCGTGCCGCACGCCCTGGATGACGGTGGTGAAGGACATCTGCTGGGTCAGGGCGGGCGCGGCCTCGGAGCCGGTTTCCTGGCGGCCGGTCAGCACGACCGATCCCGCGATGCCGCGCATGCGCTCGACCGACGCCTCCGCGATGTCGGCCAGGGAGGCGTCGTCGGGGCGGTATTCGCCGTCGATGGTGATGTTGGCGGTGAAGTGGTCGTCGGGCTTCGCGTAGAGCGCGACGAAGGCCACGTCGGGGGCGCCGACCTCGTCCGGCGGCGCGGGGTGCCAGCCGTCGGGGAGCCGGAATTCGATCGGCACCGGCAAGGTCGTGGACATTTCGGACTCCCTCTCGAACCGGGTGGTTCAGCCGTACGTCAGAACAGGCTGCCGATGCCGTGCCCGATGGACTTGGCCACGCCGCCGGCCTTGCCAGCCACCTTGCCGACATCATGCGCGATATTCCCCGCCGCGTCGGCGGCGTCGTTCGCCGCGTCGGCCACCTTGTGCGGGTCGACGGTGAATTCGAAGCCCACCTCGCCGCCGAGCCCGACGGCCGCGCCCACCTCGCCGCCGAAGTGGTATTTGCCGTCGTCGCCCTTGCCGAAGTCGACCTTGGCGTCGGCGCCCACGCCCGCCCAGCCCTCGGCTGTCGTGCCCGCGCCGATACCGCCGGCCTCGACGCCGCCGGCGACCGAGCCCTTCGCGCCGGCGAAGGCCTTCACCCCGGCGCTGCCGCCCTGGGGGCCGATCTTGACGCTGCCCGAGGCCTCGGCGCCGGCGAGTCCGGTGGCCCGGCCGTAGACGCCGACGTCACCGGCCTCGATACGCCCTTCGGTCAGCGCCCGCGCACCAGCGGAGACCTCGACGGTGGCGCCGAGGCCCTTCTGGGTGAAGCCGTAGTTGGCGGAGGCCCTGGCCCCGACGTTGGCGTCGGCGATGCCGGACAGTGTGAGCGAGCCGTTGGTCAGGGTGCCCTTGGCGGTGACGTGGCCGAGGTCGGCGTAGACCTTGGCCGAGCCTTCCTTGCCGTAGGCGGTGCCGCTGGTGGAGACGCCCGCGTTGGGGCCGAGGACGGTGGTGGAGCCGTCGGCGTGCCAGCCGTCGGTCTTGGTGGTGCCGGGTTTGCCGTGGGCCGGGACCGGCGGCAGGTCGCTGTCGGCGTGCGCGTTGAAGCCGCCGACGCCGCCGCCGTCCAGCGAGGTGTCGCCCGTCGCGTTGCCGAGGGCCAGTTTGACGCTCTGGTCCGCGTCGTCCACGGAGTGCACCGCTTTGGCTATCGCGGCGGTCCACTCACGGGCGGCCTGCCCGTACTGGGCCATCAGGGTGCTGTATTCCGGGTCGTGGCGGTAGTCGAACCGCTCCTTCTCGGTGAGCTTGTCGAAACCGACGTAGGTGGCGACGCCGGAGCCGTCGACCTTGAAGTCCTTGGCCTCGGCGTCGGCGACCAGGTCCTTGACGGCCTTCTGCCGCGCGGTCAGCTCGGTGTGGGCTTCCTTGAGGATGCCGGCGATGGCCAGCGCCTCGGTCTTGGCGGCCGCGAACTCGAAGGAGGTGGCCGCGGAGCCGCCCTGCTGGGCGCCGAAGGCGACGCCCTGCCAGTTGCCGTTGGCCAGGGCGCCCTGTACGTGCTTCTGGTAGTCGCTCTGGAGTACGCCGAAGCGCTCGCCCATCTTCTGCCAGGTGTCGGACACGTCAGAAAGCGGCGACAGGTCGGCGGTCATCACGTCGTGGTAGGTCAGCGGCACGGTCGGTCCCCGGTCACATCTGGTCGAGGCTGGTGGGCAGCGGCTGGAAGACGGGATTCGTACCGATCGGCGGGTTCGTCACCAGCGGGTTCGCACCGGCGGCCGGGTTCCTGCCGAGCAGCGGATTCGTACCGATCAGCGGGTTCGTCACCAGCGGATTCGGCCCCGCGGCCGGATTCGTGCCGAAGGTGGGGTGCGTGCTCAGCAGCGGGTCGGTGACCAGCGGGTTCGTGCCGGTGCCGAGGTCGGTGCCGATGCCGAGGTCCTGGCCCTGGAAGAGGGTCTTCGTGCCGCGCAGCGCGCTCAGTTCCGACTCCAGGCGGCCCATCAGGCGGCCGGCCTGGCCTCGCCAGGTGGTCATCGCCGTGGACAGGCCCGTGTCGGTGGCCCAGGCGGCCAGGCCGGGCAGGCCGGTGTCGGGTTTGGCGGAGTTGAAGATCGGCGGGGGCGCCGGGGCGAGCATCGGCGGGTGGACCGCGCCGCCGCCCTCGCCCATGCAGCCGGCTGCGCGGGTGTCAGGGAGCAGGCTCTGCTCCATGTACGTCACGGCCCGCTGCTTGTCGCTCGCCGAGCTCGCCAGTGTCGACCCTTGCGAATGCTGTCCTTCGCTGCCCCCGGAACCCACGGGTCGTCCCCCTCGCGCACGCGCAGCCCCCACCCGCCGGGCGCCGAGCGGGCGTGCAGCGGGTGCTTCGGCAGCACCTTATGGGTGCCGCAAGTGCGGAAGACAACGTTCCAGTGACGCTGCGAACAACCATGGCCCGAGCTTCTGCGGGGTCATCCCCCGTCACACCAGCACCGCAACCGGTGGAGCGGCGCCGGAAGCGGGCGCGGAAAAAATTACGAAATCCGGCTGCGGAGGGTTTAGGCGGCCGTCGGCACGTTCTCGTTGACCCATGCCACGACGTCGCCCGTCGGTGTGCCAGGGGTGAAGATCGCGGCGACGCCGAGGGCCTTGAGCGGCGGGATGTCCGCGTCGGGGATGATGCCGCCGCCGAAGACCTTGATGTCCTCGGCGTCGCGGTCCTTGAGCAGCTCGATGACCTTGGCGAAGAGGGTCATGTGGGCGCCCGACAGGATGGACAGGCCGATGGCGTCCGCGTCCTCCTGGATGGCGGTGTCGACGACCTGCTCGGGGGTCTGGTGGAGGCCGGTGTAGATGACCTCCATACCGGCGTCCCTGAGCGCCCGTGCGATGACCTTCGCCCCGCGGTCGTGACCGTCGAGTCCAGGTTTCGCGACCACTACGCGGATCGGACCGGACACACCCATCTCTGCCTCCATGCGTATGACGCGCGGCCGTGGACTGCACTGCGTGAACGTGTGTGAACGAACGTTATCGTCAGCGTCCGGCACCCGTCAGTTTTACGGAAGCCACCGAGGGGGAAATCACACAGTGGGACACATTCCCCAGATGTCGGGCCGACGGCGGCCTGCCAGGGCGTAGGGACACGCCCGGGCCGTTCGGCGACCCGTCGGGTTTGCTGAGGAGCCGCTGTCAGGACGCCGCATTGCCGCGCTCGCCAGCCGCAGGGCGCGGTGATGCGGCATCCGCGGATCGGTCCGCGGGCGCCGGCTTCTCCGATGGCACCGGGGTCAGTGCGGACTCCGGGCCGCGACGGGAGGTGGGCCATGGCCGGCCAGTCGTCAGGGGCGGAGCAAGGCGCAGGGCAGGCAGGACGAGCGGGACAAGGCGCGGGAAAGGGCGCGGCGAAAGGCTCGGGGCACAGCTCGGCGAAGAGCGCGCGACGCAGCTCGGCAAAGGGCTCGGGACACGGCTCGGCGAAGGGCGCGGACCGGGAGGAGGCCCCCGGCGAGGGGTCGGGCAAGGGCTCGGACGACGCGGGCGCGGGCAGCACGGGGAGCCGCCTGTGGCACGGCGTCGGCCTGGCCAGGGCCACCGCGGTGGACCTGGCGGTCCTGGCGGGCCATCTGGTGATGTATCCGACCGGCATGCTCCCGGAGCGCGACGAAGGCCGGGAGCCGGTCAGGGCGCATCCGCCCGTGCTGCTGCTGCACGGCTT includes:
- a CDS encoding VWA domain-containing protein, with translation MSDKGSTEEAGAAGERLRRWRLVLGGGPAGEGTGHELSGRDAAMDRTLAALYGSGGAGGGRPERGGERAAGLGGSAPQVARWLGDIRRYFPSSVVQVMQRDAIDRLGLSALLLEPEMLEAVEADVHLVGTLLSLNRAMPETTKETARAVVRKVVEDLEARLATRTRATLTGALDRSAKVSRPRHRDIDWDRTIRANLRHYLPEHGTVVPQRLIGYGRADRSVKKDVVLCVDQSGSMAASVVYASVFGAVLASMRSIDTRLVVFDTAVVDLTEQLADPVDVLFGTQLGGGTDINRALAYCQSLITRPAETVVVLISDLYEGGIRDEMLKRVAAMKASGVQFVALLALSDEGAPAYDREHAAALAALGAPAFACTPDLFPEVMAAAIEKRRIPIPEA
- a CDS encoding DUF5682 family protein; its protein translation is MTRTTDRLPPVPPRDTADRAAATAVARAAGEAAPAPEDVVLLGVRHHGPGSARAVLGALEAYRPQAVLIEGPPEADVLVGLAGDPAMRPPVALLAHVVDDPSRAAFWPFAEFSPEWVALRWAARAGAEVRFIDLPAAHSLALRPATGEEEPDPAAPEPGGADVRVDPLAVLAETAGYDDPERWWEDAVEHRGSGADAGDPLAPFAALAEAMGAIRAIHGDGGHAHDPLREAHMRLRLREARRAYERTAVVCGAWHVPALAGRPAVAADRQLLKGLPKAKVETTWVPWTHRRLARASGYGAGIDSPGWYRHLFTAADRPVTRWMTKVAGLLREEDLPVSSAHVIEAVRLADTLAAMRGRPLAGLGETTDAIRAVMCDGSDVPLALIRDRLVVGDVLGEVPPDAPAVPLARDLAREQRTLRLKPEALERELDLDLRKDTDAARSRLLHRLALLGIGWGEPARGRDNKGTFRETWRLRWEPELAVRVAEAGIWGTTVASAAAAKAADAAAHSGTLAEVTATAEACLLAGLPDALPVVMRVLADRAALDMDVAHLAAALPALVRAVRYGDVRGTDSAALGDVAAGLALRICVGLPPACAGLDAEGAAAMRPLVDEVHRAVALLPDPALRDRWAAALRSVAERDGGIAGLLRGAAARLLRDDGRLEADQAARLMGLALSPGTGPAESAGWIEGFLAGGGMLLVHDEKLLALVDGWLAGVPAAAFGDVLPLLRRTFAEFEPGVRRTVGELVRRGPAAARQRGGRVPEPGLPGFGPTLHLARAEAAAHTVRLLLGTTTTTDLGTRGDGGAGDE
- a CDS encoding AAA family ATPase encodes the protein MTATTSAAAGAEQVLRPHAEEAFAAELDALAAADDRPRPARWNLSPRAVATYLLGGKLPDGTVVTPKYVGPRRIVEVAVTTLATDRALLLLGVPGTAKTWVSEHLAAAISGDSTLLVQGTAGTPEEAIRYGWNYAQLLTHGPSRAALVHSPVMRAMAEGRIARVEELTRIPADVQDSLITILSEKTLPIPELGGETQAVRGFNLIATANNRDRGVNDLSSALRRRFNTVVLPLPASAEDEVEIVSRRVDQIGRGLDLPAAPRGADEIRRVVTVFRELRGGVTEDGRTKVKSPSGTLSTAEAISVVTNGLALAAHFGDGVLRAGDIAAGILGAVVRDPAADRLVWQEYLETVVRERDGWKDFYRACREVSS
- a CDS encoding SWIM zinc finger family protein — translated: MEDTEGRWTADQVLALAPDAASRSAGARLAAPAPWSGTGAAGAAVWGLCAGSGSRPYQTAVDLSGPAFACSCPSRKFPCKHALGLLLLWAAGGGGPVASGAAAPEWAEQWMDARRKKAEAAAAAGADAGPGPGSAVPAQDAARKRAERRAVRVEGGAAELEQRLTDLLRGGLAGSDRAGYQQWDEIAARMVDAQAPGLAARVRELGAVAGSGGDWPSRMLEEAGLLHLLARGFLGRQRLPAPLAETVRTRIGFTVDSADVLAGPLVRANWLVLAQYDTADERLTTRRIWLYDGESGRFALVLSFGAAGRAPELTLPVGTVLDAEVAFHPAAVPLRAVLGTRYGTSLPGQAPPGTTVGAALDSYGTALADDPWLDAWPVLLADVVPLPGQDRWRVADADGDAAVPLLGADHWRLAAISGGHPVTLFAEADATGFRPLAGWTRASPRGVALTA
- a CDS encoding DUF5691 domain-containing protein; the protein is MDGGWDDLVGSALLGTERRRPGGVVGDAEEAAAGLLDAAAAGVVRRRAGLLPGVAGERPAVAAEDRRAELPDAARRRLGMLLADRTAGAGGNRRGAAPNLAELLPQWLAAAHREGYAAPPELLPALLDAARARTDLRADALAFAGPRGRWLAGLNPDWKYALRAGAGAVSGPDPEGPEQVERLWEEGLFAERVALLGRLRLTAPDTALALLAATWKSERAEDRLMFLDSLRTGLSAADEPFLEQALSDRSRNVRATAAELLSALPESALAARMAARARSCVSLGPDGIVVEAPYECDAAMERDGVAPRPPNGRGERAWWLGQLVDAAPLATWPARFGGRTPEQIIGLPVLDDWQPDLHASWCRAAVRQRDARWARALLGPPPAAAAPLAAVGDPAKLLSILPGGERAEWVAAFIAAHGLSEAFQMLGVCSVPWAAPLGRAVVDALDIARDAGSYPWSFSGVMGLAERCLDPADSEQVAALAGGGEEPADSAPGAVAYWGEAFQRLSGTLRLRAAMLGELRSA
- a CDS encoding cobalamin B12-binding domain-containing protein, with amino-acid sequence MGVSGPIRVVVAKPGLDGHDRGAKVIARALRDAGMEVIYTGLHQTPEQVVDTAIQEDADAIGLSILSGAHMTLFAKVIELLKDRDAEDIKVFGGGIIPDADIPPLKALGVAAIFTPGTPTGDVVAWVNENVPTAA